GTTTCGTCGTCAATGTCCACGACGTCACCGATGACCAGCTGTTTTCGCCGCCGTGTTTCGACTTCGCCGTTCAAGCATACGTCGCCAGCTTGAATCAGGATTTTGGCTTCGCCCCCGGTACCAACCATGCCGCGGCATTTTAGAAAGTCATCGAGCCGGATGATGGGGCCGCGATCATTCGCACTTGGCTTGCCTGAGGTCACTTTGTCATCGCCGAGAAAATCAGGATCGTGGGTACTCATTGTTTTACTTCTAATGTTGCAGTCACTGGCAACGCGGTGAAGCATCCTTTGGTAGCTGCCTCCGCCAGAAGATGGGTGACTCGCAATTTCGAGGCAACCATCCACGCTCTAGCGAGAGCGTAGTATACAAAATGCAAACGCTGCAATTTGCCGACGCG
The nucleotide sequence above comes from Novipirellula caenicola. Encoded proteins:
- a CDS encoding RNA-binding S4 domain-containing protein → MSTHDPDFLGDDKVTSGKPSANDRGPIIRLDDFLKCRGMVGTGGEAKILIQAGDVCLNGEVETRRRKQLVIGDVVDIDDETLIVNETDFD